The Mytilus edulis chromosome 12, xbMytEdul2.2, whole genome shotgun sequence genome contains a region encoding:
- the LOC139497781 gene encoding uncharacterized protein, whose product MGINIKEGVDGEYRYRMVWIGYTGIRVWMGYTDIAGRGLGIQGNTPYDVAATRRWRQYKEVMEYLQNVMSEKSSGVTAILGIEGDVVPTEIKLMADKRSIDLYLKLLESGSEKKRDIRLVVVGKKGAGKTSLIKRLFSEENTDVTSTNGIEIHTIKCKAMSDDGIWNKLDGTNEETEIHARLLKQYKVTIGASIAEGTHKAVKENTLITILYKRIEESKESETVTQQPKKGKQQVTTESQIEPSVTLQQRIQALEQAKMDIEAMLKSNVDLHDKEEYATLMLWDFAGDEEFYHTHQTFLSSGAIYLVVTKLNEVDDKNAQDLFQLWIDSIHCYSRLEEDTSNSADSKTSDDLDPPVLIVGTWRDAVTSDIEEIDDACRESIFKHTENMTEDEQRHIRQEYFISNTEDDPNVFQQIREDILNLARKMKTWNKEYPLKFIQLEKRLQEKKKELPIISFHEIQHISTDTPNPLNDEELRLFLEFHHEIRALVYFKDLPSYIILDTQWLSDAFRCIVTAKKFTAISIRNRTKWDELYSRGKLHNKVLDDIFSKSKNIFSKHKDHILNVMEKFDIIIRPNISGTERDAGDDKPLYYIPCMIKSEPECDIYEIFNVTENTCTKSNWLCYMFRFLPPHLMNHLIASLCRKYKVAEVVTKAQKKQIALFRGSAVFELEKTTKLAKLHIMKCPNWIQIQVWQFGKEREGGLYKYIDDFVTEEIVKIINTRFKMSNVKFWKSWECGLTKPESVTGSNDFSEEQIPEYYCEKCTSTHIFIDDWQDLNSRRPCLPISCEIKQGSKQNRDSISHATTTSSKLFFRINASNRDISNIHDESTAAASLTGFTKEEINFSKMGMIALNILADVLYDLLKPDKPHLRPRCDCDITYLYSEHRNLNKHIPSNSWGGQWQRIQTTHIAIGDDIERIRLTRNELQHSRIFHLDDKRFNELRNILSDLLKRFDQHNKPTRLYTDHLNEILAKTISAEEVKSIKNEILGMAIEVEIEHQINVSTQ is encoded by the exons GGTAATACTCCATATGATGTAGCAGCAACAAGACGATGGAGGCAGTATAAAGAAGTGATGGAATACTTACAG AATGTCATGTCAGAGAAATCTTCAGGTGTTACTGCTATACTAGGGAtagaag GTGATGTAGTTccaactgaaataaaattaatggcTGACAAAAGATCTATTGATTTGTACCTCAAATTACTCGAGTCAGGGTCTGAGAAAAAGAGAGACATACGTTTAGTAGTAGTTGGAAAAAAAGGTGCAGGAAAGACATCATTGATAAAAAGATTGTTCTCTGAAGAGAATACAGATGTTACTAGTACAAACGGAATAGAAATCCACACAATAAAATGCAAAGCAATGTCTGATGATGGCATATGGAATAAATTAGATG GAACCAATGAAGAAACTGAAATTCATGCAAGACTCTTGAAACAATACAAAGTAACAATTGGAGCATCAATAGCTGAAGGAACACACAAAGCTGTCAAGGAAAATACCCTCATAACCATTCTGTACAAGCGTATTGAGGAATCAAAAGAATCAGAGACAGTAACCCAGCAGCCTAAAAAAGGAAAACAGCAAGTAACTACTGAATCTCAAATTGAACCTTCAGTAACCTTGCAGCAACGAATTCAAGCGTTAGAACAGGCAAAAATGGATATTGAAGCCATGCTTAAATCTAATGTTGATTTACATGACAAAGAGGAGTATGCCACATTAATGTTATGGGATTTTGCCGGAGATGAAGAGTTTTACCACACACATCAAACGTTTTTGTCCTCAGGTGCAATTTATCTTGTTGTAACAAAACTCAATGAAGTTGACGACAAAAATGCACAAG atttattcCAGTTATGGATTGACTCGATCCATTGCTACAGTAGACTGGAAGAGGACACGAGTAATTCTGCTGACAGCAAGACATCAGACGATCTTGATCCACCAGTTCTTATTGTTGGCACATGGAGAGATGCTGTGACCTCTGATATAGAAGAG ATTGACGATGCATGCCGCGAAAGCATTTTCAAGCATACGGAGAATATGACAGAAGATGAACAAAGACATATAAGGCAAGAATACTTCATTTCCAACACAGAAGATGATCCCAATGTATTCCAGCAAATCCGAGAAGACATCCTTAACTTAGCCAGAAAAATGAAAACATGGAACAAAGAATatcctttaaaatttattcaactgGAAAAACGACTTCAGGAGAAAAAGAAGGAGTTACCAATTATTTCCTTTCATGAAATTCAGCACATCTCTACTGATACACCTAATCCACTAAATGATGAGGAACTCAGATTGTTCCTGGAATTTCACCATGAGATCAGAGCTTTAGTTTATTTCAAAGATCTACCTTCTTATATTATTTTAGACACACAGTGGTTGTCTGATGCTTTTAGATGTATAGTCACAGCAAAGAAATTTACAGCTATTAGTATTAGAAATAGAACAAAATGGGATGAATTGTACAGTAGAGGCAAATTACATAACAAGGTTTTAGACGACATATTTAGCAAAAGCAAAAACATTTTTTCCAAACACAAGGATCACATCCTGAACGTTATGGAGAAATTTGATATCATTATACGTCCAAATATATCAGGAACTGAAAGAGACGCTGGTGATGACAAACCTCTCTATTACATACCTTGTATGATTAAATCAGAACCCGAGTGTGATATATACGAAATTTTTAACGtgacagaaaacacatgtactaAGTCTAACTGGTTATGTTATATGTTTAGGTTTCTACCACCTCATTTAATGAATCATTTAATTGCATCACTTTGCAGGAAATATAAAGTAGCAGAAGTTGTCACAAAGGCACAGAAAAAACAAATTGCTCTTTTCAGAGGCTCAGCTGTCTTTGAGTTagagaaaacaacaaaattagcAAAATTACATATAATGAAATGTCCAAACTGGATTCAAATTCAGGTTTGGCAATTTGGGAAAGAACGTGAAGGAGGTTTGTACAAATACATTGATGACTTTGTGACAGAGGAAATTGTCAAGATAATAAACACAAGGTTTAAGATGTCTAATGTGAAATTTTGGAAAAGTTGGGAATGCGGCCTCACAAAACCAGAGTCTGTGACAGGATCAAATGATTTTAGTGAGGAGCAGATTCCAGAATATTACTGTGAAAAATGTACAAGCACCCATATATTCATTGATGATTGGCAAGATCTGAACAGTAGAAGACCATGC cTGCCAATTAGTTGTGAGATTAAACAAGGATCGAAGCAAAACAGAGATAGCATCAGTCATGCCACAACTACATCCTCTAAG CTGTTTTTCCGTATCAACGCTAGTAATAGAGACATTTCAAATATCCATGATGAGTCAACAGCAGCAGCCAGTTTGACAGGG TTCACAAAAGAGGAAATCAACTTTTCAAAGATGGGAATGATAGCGCTGAATATTCTTGCTGATGTTTTATATGATCTATTGAAACCAGATAAACCACATCTACGTCCAAGGTGTGATTGTGATATAACATATTTGTACAGTGAGCACAGGAATCTCAATAAACACATTCCTAGTAATTCATGGGGTGGTCAATGGCAAAGAATTCAGACTACACACATAGCTATTGGAGATGATATTGAGCGCATTAGACTGACAAGAAACGAATTACAACATTCTAGAATATTTCATCTTGATGATAAACGTTTTAATGAATTACGTAATATACTAAGCGATCTTTTAAAACGGTTTGATCAACATAACAAACCAACAAGGCTGTATACAGACCATTTAAATGAGATTTTGGCTAAAACTATTTCTGCAGAGGAAGTGAAatctattaaaaatgaaatattag gaatGGCTATTGAAGTTGAAATTGAACATCAAATCAATGTTTCAACACAATAG